Proteins from one Bartonella sp. HY328 genomic window:
- a CDS encoding porin: MSILKTLPLVPLALFAGYSAANAADAVVVPVEPEPVEYVRVCDAYGAGYYYIPGTETCMRISGYVRAEIKGGDDVYATSRDGIERDTYAWRSRATLRFHTAAETELGTLRTYIDLRSEWQGGANWGTAGDKTSLRFAYIELGGLRVGMDESIFAHWTGYLGKVMNDDVLSPKGSTRTNMISYTYNSGNGFSAIIGVEQGSGSDINGTRYHRYYDSVANQYIADPSYKVVSQQIDDYAPHVLGGLKFKQGWGAVSAVAAYDARNEEWAGKLRLDLNVTDQFSVWVMGGYKSMDDYYKVDTSVKAFKKDYISVVRIYNSNIGDWGGDWVVWGGGSYKFTKNTSFNFQAGYDDERTFSAAANISHQIVPGLTITPEIAYTKWDSNYGYKAIYSDAGSLLSSGVRNSMKGENAFQGMLRLQRSF, from the coding sequence ATGTCAATTCTTAAAACCTTACCGCTAGTGCCGCTAGCGTTATTTGCTGGATATAGCGCAGCAAATGCAGCAGATGCTGTTGTCGTTCCTGTTGAACCTGAACCGGTTGAATATGTCCGCGTTTGCGACGCATATGGTGCTGGCTATTATTATATTCCAGGGACTGAAACCTGCATGCGTATTTCAGGCTATGTTCGCGCTGAAATAAAGGGTGGGGATGATGTGTATGCAACCTCGCGTGATGGCATTGAACGCGATACTTATGCATGGCGTTCGCGTGCGACACTTCGCTTCCATACGGCAGCTGAAACTGAACTTGGAACACTACGCACTTATATTGACCTACGTTCAGAGTGGCAAGGTGGCGCTAACTGGGGTACAGCAGGCGATAAGACATCATTGCGTTTTGCATATATTGAACTGGGCGGTCTTCGCGTTGGTATGGACGAGTCGATCTTTGCACATTGGACTGGCTACCTAGGGAAAGTCATGAACGATGACGTATTGTCACCTAAAGGTTCTACCCGTACAAATATGATTAGCTATACTTATAATTCTGGTAACGGCTTTTCTGCAATTATTGGTGTTGAGCAAGGTTCTGGAAGTGATATTAATGGTACTCGCTATCATCGCTATTATGACAGTGTTGCTAACCAATACATCGCTGATCCAAGCTATAAAGTAGTGAGCCAGCAAATTGATGATTACGCACCGCATGTCTTGGGTGGTTTGAAGTTTAAACAGGGTTGGGGTGCAGTCTCTGCCGTTGCGGCCTATGATGCTCGCAATGAGGAATGGGCAGGTAAGCTTCGCCTTGATCTTAATGTAACAGATCAGTTCTCAGTTTGGGTTATGGGTGGCTATAAATCCATGGACGATTACTACAAAGTTGATACATCTGTCAAAGCGTTCAAAAAAGACTATATCAGTGTAGTGCGTATTTATAACTCAAACATCGGTGACTGGGGTGGTGATTGGGTTGTTTGGGGTGGCGGAAGCTACAAATTTACCAAAAACACAAGCTTCAATTTCCAAGCTGGCTATGATGATGAGCGCACTTTTTCAGCCGCTGCTAATATTTCACACCAAATTGTCCCTGGCTTAACAATTACCCCTGAAATTGCTTACACAAAATGGGATAGCAATTACGGTTATAAGGCAATTTACAGCGATGCTGGTTCATTGTTAAGCTCTGGCGTTCGCAATAGCATGAAAGGCGAAAATGCATTCCAAGGCATGCTTCGCTTACAACGCTCATTTTAA
- a CDS encoding acetyl-CoA hydrolase/transferase family protein encodes MYDQRIRNAALRQKIVSSEEAANLIQNGMTIGMSGFTRAGDAKCVPLAMVKRAEQDPFKITLLTGASLGHDIDGLLCNAGITARRMPFQVDSTLRHAINRGEVMFIDQHLSETVEQLRAGQLAPVDIAIVEAVAIREDGGIIPTTSVGNSASFVEQAKKVIVEINMTCNPALEGLHDIYIPQLIPGRTQIPIVKPEDRIGTNYIKVDPAKIAAIVISNLPDSPSNVLPADTETAAIANHLIEFFIHEMKKGRYTQSLRPLQAGIGTIANAVLSGFLQSPFEDLKMYSEVLQDSTFDLMDSGKLVFASASSITLSQACGQRVFDNIEKYKDRLILRPQEISNMPGVIRRLGLIAINTALEFDIYGNVNSTHVNGTHMMNGIGGSGDFARNASLSIFVTKSLAKGGKISSVVPMVTHVDHTEHDVDILVTDQGLADLRGLAPRERAATIIKNCIAPSYRDKMQDYFDRAVKRGGQTPHLLEEAFSWHTKMQQEGSML; translated from the coding sequence ATGTATGACCAACGTATACGTAATGCAGCTTTAAGACAGAAAATTGTGTCAAGTGAAGAAGCGGCAAACCTTATTCAAAATGGCATGACAATTGGCATGAGCGGTTTTACAAGAGCGGGCGACGCAAAATGTGTGCCGCTTGCTATGGTAAAGCGTGCTGAACAAGATCCATTCAAAATAACGCTTTTAACCGGTGCTTCCCTTGGTCATGATATTGATGGGCTGCTTTGCAATGCAGGGATTACTGCACGCCGCATGCCCTTTCAGGTAGATTCAACCCTGCGCCATGCGATTAATCGCGGCGAAGTTATGTTTATTGACCAGCACCTTTCCGAAACGGTTGAGCAATTGCGTGCCGGCCAATTAGCACCTGTTGATATTGCCATTGTTGAAGCCGTAGCTATTCGCGAAGATGGGGGTATCATTCCAACCACATCGGTTGGCAATTCAGCAAGCTTTGTGGAGCAAGCTAAAAAAGTTATCGTTGAAATTAATATGACCTGCAATCCTGCCTTGGAAGGTTTGCATGATATATATATTCCTCAATTAATTCCTGGACGCACACAAATCCCTATCGTCAAGCCAGAAGACCGCATTGGCACCAATTATATTAAGGTTGATCCAGCAAAAATTGCTGCGATTGTCATTAGTAATTTGCCTGATAGTCCATCCAATGTTTTGCCAGCCGATACCGAAACCGCTGCAATTGCAAACCACTTGATTGAATTTTTTATTCATGAGATGAAAAAGGGACGCTATACACAATCACTGCGGCCTTTACAGGCGGGCATTGGCACTATTGCAAATGCTGTTTTAAGCGGCTTTTTGCAAAGCCCATTTGAAGACCTAAAAATGTATAGCGAAGTCTTGCAAGACTCGACCTTTGACTTGATGGATTCTGGCAAACTGGTTTTTGCATCTGCCTCATCAATTACCTTAAGCCAAGCCTGCGGTCAGCGCGTTTTTGATAATATTGAAAAATATAAAGACCGCCTAATATTGCGTCCACAAGAAATCAGCAATATGCCTGGCGTCATTCGACGCCTTGGTCTTATCGCTATTAATACCGCCTTGGAATTTGATATTTATGGCAATGTTAATTCAACCCATGTCAATGGCACGCATATGATGAATGGTATTGGCGGCTCTGGTGATTTTGCCCGCAATGCCTCGCTTTCTATCTTTGTCACTAAATCTTTGGCAAAGGGCGGAAAAATTTCATCAGTGGTGCCAATGGTTACCCATGTCGACCATACCGAACATGATGTTGATATTCTTGTTACCGATCAAGGGCTTGCCGACCTACGTGGACTTGCACCACGCGAGCGCGCCGCTACTATTATCAAAAATTGTATTGCCCCAAGCTATCGCGATAAAATGCAGGATTATTTTGATCGTGCGGTAAAACGCGGCGGCCAAACACCGCATTTACTTGAAGAAGCCTTTTCATGGCATACAAAAATGCAACAAGAAGGTAGCATGCTTTAA
- the pyrF gene encoding orotidine-5'-phosphate decarboxylase encodes MTQDMRDRLIVGLDVATVSEANAIIKTLGDNATFYKIGHQLAFTGGLEFAKELIQDGKKIFLDMKLLDIDNTIAGGVSSILNLGVSMLTLHAYPKAMQAAVEAAKGSDLCLLGVTVLTSMDAQDLKDAGYNDTPQDLVLKRAKQARDIGMGGIVASANEAMALRQVIGNTMALVTPGIRPSGTDHGDQKRVMTPFDAIRAGASHLVVARPIIKAEDPVLVTQSILEEMEKASV; translated from the coding sequence ATGACGCAGGATATGCGCGATCGCCTTATTGTCGGCCTTGATGTTGCAACCGTAAGTGAAGCCAATGCTATTATCAAGACCCTTGGCGATAATGCCACCTTCTATAAAATCGGCCATCAGCTTGCTTTTACCGGCGGTTTGGAATTTGCTAAAGAACTCATTCAAGATGGCAAGAAAATTTTTCTTGATATGAAATTGCTTGATATCGATAATACCATCGCTGGTGGCGTTTCAAGTATTTTAAACCTTGGCGTTTCAATGCTAACCCTTCATGCTTACCCAAAAGCTATGCAAGCTGCGGTTGAAGCGGCAAAGGGAAGTGATTTATGCCTGCTTGGCGTTACCGTCTTAACTTCGATGGATGCACAAGACTTAAAAGATGCAGGATATAATGATACACCGCAAGATCTTGTATTAAAACGGGCAAAACAAGCACGTGATATTGGTATGGGTGGTATTGTCGCATCAGCCAATGAGGCTATGGCTTTGCGCCAAGTAATCGGTAATACTATGGCACTCGTTACTCCGGGCATTCGCCCAAGTGGCACAGACCATGGCGACCAAAAGCGGGTTATGACACCTTTTGATGCTATTCGTGCCGGTGCAAGCCATTTGGTGGTAGCGCGTCCTATTATCAAAGCCGAAGATCCGGTTTTGGTGACACAGTCTATCCTTGAGGAGATGGAAAAGGCTTCTGTCTAA
- a CDS encoding amino acid ABC transporter ATP-binding protein, producing the protein MIKVENLVKFFGKTQILHDISLTVKSGERIVLCGPSGSGKSTLLRCLNGLEQRQSGTVEIAGHHLSPDCKNVLELGGDVGMVFQQFNLFPHMSVLHNLTLAMRRVRKTSKADAESYARSLLSRMQLEDKANAYPRQLSGGQQQRVAIARALCMKPKVMLFDEPTSALDPEMVKEVLDVMTGLSKEGLTMIVVTHEMEFARNIADRIIFMDKGAILEDSEPQQFFNAPRHQRIKDFLADMRPTKA; encoded by the coding sequence ATGATTAAGGTTGAAAACCTAGTTAAATTTTTCGGCAAAACGCAAATTTTGCATGATATAAGCCTAACGGTAAAATCCGGCGAGCGTATTGTTTTATGCGGGCCATCAGGCTCTGGTAAATCAACATTATTGCGCTGCCTTAATGGCCTTGAACAACGTCAAAGCGGCACGGTTGAAATCGCCGGTCACCACCTTTCACCAGACTGCAAAAATGTTTTAGAGCTTGGCGGCGATGTAGGTATGGTGTTCCAACAGTTTAACCTATTTCCCCATATGAGCGTATTGCATAATTTAACCCTTGCTATGCGCCGTGTGCGTAAAACCTCTAAGGCTGACGCAGAAAGCTATGCACGCTCACTTTTAAGCCGCATGCAGCTTGAAGATAAGGCCAATGCTTATCCAAGGCAATTAAGCGGTGGCCAGCAACAGCGGGTTGCCATTGCCCGCGCTTTATGCATGAAACCTAAAGTCATGCTTTTTGATGAACCGACCTCCGCTCTTGATCCTGAAATGGTGAAAGAAGTGCTTGATGTAATGACAGGGCTATCCAAGGAAGGGCTTACAATGATTGTGGTTACCCATGAGATGGAATTTGCCCGCAATATTGCCGACCGCATAATCTTTATGGATAAGGGTGCTATTTTGGAAGACTCAGAGCCGCAGCAGTTTTTTAATGCACCGCGTCATCAGCGTATAAAAGACTTTCTGGCTGATATGCGACCAACAAAGGCTTAA
- a CDS encoding ABC transporter permease subunit (The N-terminal region of this protein, as described by TIGR01726, is a three transmembrane segment that identifies a subfamily of ABC transporter permease subunits, which specificities that include histidine, arginine, glutamine, glutamate, L-cystine (sic), the opines (in Agrobacterium) octopine and nopaline, etc.): protein MSFDSFYNTLTSILPGLQLTVLITVAAFFLGQLLALPFALALYYKSPIFYWPVAIYTFMTRGSPLLIQLFIFYNLFGKWSSALAIQKNTIFWFILNDAKYCAIFVIGLNSASYMAVILLGALRQIPQGQNEAATSLGLNSHFRLFDILLPQVYRNILPTIGNEMIIVLKGSSLASVITIMDVFSRAKSFMSNGAAAFDAFFAAAILYLCLGFIIAMIFKLLEYYFLPASITGHRTK, encoded by the coding sequence ATGTCATTTGACTCATTTTACAATACTTTAACCTCAATTTTACCAGGCTTACAGCTTACGGTACTCATTACTGTTGCGGCCTTTTTTTTGGGGCAACTATTGGCACTGCCTTTTGCTTTAGCACTTTATTATAAATCGCCCATTTTTTATTGGCCTGTCGCCATTTACACTTTTATGACACGTGGCAGCCCATTATTAATCCAATTATTTATTTTTTATAATCTCTTTGGTAAATGGAGCTCCGCTCTCGCCATTCAAAAAAACACTATTTTTTGGTTTATTCTCAATGATGCAAAATATTGTGCTATATTTGTCATCGGACTAAATTCAGCCTCTTACATGGCGGTGATATTACTTGGCGCATTAAGACAAATACCACAAGGCCAGAATGAGGCTGCTACATCGCTCGGATTAAATAGCCACTTTCGCCTTTTTGATATTTTATTGCCGCAAGTTTACCGCAATATTTTGCCCACTATTGGCAACGAAATGATTATCGTTTTAAAAGGTAGCTCACTTGCGAGCGTTATAACCATTATGGACGTATTTAGCAGGGCAAAGAGTTTTATGTCAAATGGCGCAGCTGCTTTTGACGCTTTTTTTGCTGCGGCAATTCTTTACCTCTGCCTTGGTTTTATCATCGCGATGATATTTAAATTATTGGAATATTATTTTTTACCAGCATCAATAACGGGGCATAGAACCAAATAA
- a CDS encoding amino acid ABC transporter permease, with product MSAIIAYFPQLMQGLIVTLQISIGGFFLGFLIAIFITFIWNISPAPIRFLIASYIAFIRGIPEVLVICLFFFGGTQLLNKFSTSYIEINGLVAGICALGAVSSAYFVEILRGALISIPAGQKEAATSLGLSRMTTFFQIIMPQIFMLAWPAIGNQWLIILKDSALISIVSYEDLMRKATVGGGSSGLLTEFYIVAALIYIAVTVLSTLLFQSINKYMVQGR from the coding sequence ATGTCTGCTATTATAGCCTATTTTCCCCAATTAATGCAGGGGCTTATTGTAACCCTGCAAATCTCAATAGGTGGTTTTTTTCTTGGATTTCTTATAGCAATTTTTATTACTTTTATTTGGAATATTTCACCTGCGCCTATTCGTTTTTTAATTGCAAGTTACATTGCGTTTATTCGTGGCATACCCGAAGTTTTAGTTATCTGTTTATTCTTTTTTGGTGGAACACAACTATTAAATAAATTTTCTACAAGCTATATAGAGATTAATGGACTTGTTGCCGGAATATGCGCTCTTGGGGCTGTTTCATCGGCCTATTTTGTTGAAATATTGCGCGGTGCATTAATTTCCATTCCGGCGGGCCAAAAAGAAGCAGCAACGAGCCTTGGCCTTAGCCGTATGACGACTTTTTTTCAAATAATAATGCCACAAATATTTATGTTGGCTTGGCCCGCTATAGGCAATCAATGGCTTATCATTTTAAAAGATAGCGCACTTATATCGATTGTAAGCTATGAAGACTTAATGCGAAAAGCAACTGTGGGCGGCGGCTCTTCGGGTTTACTTACTGAATTTTATATCGTTGCAGCTTTAATATACATTGCCGTTACCGTCCTTTCGACACTGCTATTTCAATCCATTAACAAATATATGGTACAAGGGAGGTAG
- a CDS encoding PhzF family phenazine biosynthesis protein: protein MTKFKQVDVFTTKSFKGNPVAIVMDGQSLQTQQMQEIANWTNLSETTFVLPPKNPKADYALRIFTPVQELPFAGHPTIGTAYALLEEGLIKPKNGGLIQECAAGLIALTVHETDDAPIIFFQLPKPKLTALDSDEIDQLEIMLNCAINRELPPILVDVGARWIVMNTYNVRNVLAAQPDFSRLAIHNKAMQVTGICIYSEWGQNHIEVRSFAPACGANEDPVCGSGNGSVAAFIRHYGKSSKFERTIKSSQGRVLERDGIVYLRITDEEILVGGSAVTCIEGEINLPKSKK, encoded by the coding sequence ATGACAAAATTCAAGCAAGTTGATGTTTTTACAACAAAGTCATTTAAAGGAAATCCCGTTGCTATTGTAATGGATGGACAGTCATTGCAAACACAGCAGATGCAGGAAATAGCCAATTGGACAAATTTATCTGAAACAACTTTTGTGTTACCCCCAAAAAATCCAAAGGCGGATTATGCATTGCGTATCTTTACGCCGGTGCAAGAATTACCCTTTGCTGGGCACCCTACAATTGGTACAGCTTATGCTTTGCTTGAAGAAGGTCTTATAAAACCGAAAAATGGTGGTTTAATCCAAGAATGTGCAGCTGGGTTAATTGCGCTAACTGTTCATGAGACAGATGATGCGCCAATTATTTTTTTTCAATTACCAAAACCAAAACTGACAGCACTTGATAGCGATGAGATCGATCAGTTGGAAATCATGCTAAATTGCGCAATTAATCGCGAATTACCACCAATACTAGTTGATGTTGGTGCGCGTTGGATTGTGATGAATACCTACAATGTGCGAAATGTTTTAGCTGCGCAACCAGATTTTTCGCGATTAGCAATTCATAACAAGGCCATGCAGGTTACTGGCATATGTATTTATAGTGAGTGGGGGCAAAATCACATAGAAGTGCGCTCTTTTGCGCCCGCATGTGGAGCTAATGAAGATCCCGTTTGCGGCAGTGGTAATGGTAGTGTGGCCGCTTTTATTCGTCATTATGGTAAATCATCAAAATTTGAAAGAACTATAAAATCTTCACAAGGAAGAGTTCTTGAGCGCGATGGTATAGTCTATTTGAGGATAACTGATGAAGAGATTTTGGTGGGGGGCAGTGCTGTAACATGTATAGAAGGCGAGATAAATTTGCCAAAATCTAAAAAGTGA
- a CDS encoding sulfate ABC transporter substrate-binding protein: MRKILTLATVITALWATPLKAEDQKILNASYDISRELYSKVNEAFVPLYKKETGIDLTIDQSHAGSSKQARSILEGLEADVVTFNQVTDIDILAKGGFVDKDWQNKFPNNASPYYSFPSFLVRAGNPKNIKNWDDLVRDDVKVVFPNPKTSGNARYTYLAAYAFAKEKFGDDEKAKEFVKKLFANVPVFDTGGRAATTTFIERDIGDVLITFEAETLNIAREFGTDKADVVTPEVSLLAEFPVAVVDRVADKRGTRKTAEAYLNFLYSAQGQKILAENGNRVNDPKVQAEFKDTFPKIRLLTVSEVFGSWDKIQKEHFASGQILDQLYEQR; this comes from the coding sequence ATGCGCAAGATTCTAACATTAGCTACTGTTATAACTGCATTATGGGCAACACCGCTCAAAGCAGAAGATCAAAAAATTCTCAATGCTTCTTATGATATTTCTCGCGAACTTTATAGCAAAGTCAATGAGGCTTTTGTTCCACTTTATAAAAAAGAAACCGGCATTGATCTCACTATCGATCAATCCCATGCTGGATCGTCAAAGCAGGCAAGATCAATTTTGGAAGGTTTGGAAGCCGATGTTGTTACCTTTAATCAGGTAACTGATATTGATATTTTGGCAAAGGGTGGTTTTGTTGATAAGGACTGGCAAAATAAATTTCCCAATAATGCGTCGCCCTATTATTCTTTTCCCTCTTTCTTAGTGCGTGCAGGTAACCCAAAGAACATCAAAAATTGGGATGATTTGGTGCGCGATGATGTAAAAGTTGTATTCCCAAATCCAAAAACATCCGGCAATGCGCGCTATACCTATCTTGCCGCCTATGCATTTGCCAAAGAAAAATTTGGTGATGATGAAAAAGCTAAAGAATTTGTAAAAAAATTATTTGCCAATGTGCCTGTTTTTGATACCGGTGGACGCGCAGCAACTACCACTTTTATTGAACGTGATATTGGTGACGTACTGATTACCTTTGAAGCAGAAACACTAAATATTGCTCGTGAATTTGGCACAGATAAAGCTGACGTTGTAACGCCGGAAGTAAGTCTTTTGGCAGAATTTCCTGTCGCGGTCGTTGATCGTGTTGCTGATAAGCGTGGTACCCGCAAAACGGCAGAAGCCTATTTGAACTTTTTATATTCTGCACAAGGGCAAAAAATTCTTGCAGAAAACGGAAACCGCGTCAATGACCCAAAGGTTCAAGCAGAGTTTAAGGATACATTTCCTAAAATTCGTCTTTTAACCGTGAGTGAAGTGTTTGGCTCTTGGGATAAAATTCAAAAAGAGCATTTTGCTTCAGGGCAAATTCTCGATCAGCTTTATGAGCAACGCTAA
- the cysT gene encoding sulfate ABC transporter permease subunit CysT, giving the protein MKKQVLPGLKLSLGITLIYVALIIALPLLALIMKAAGLGLADYWAIISAPRAVASYMVTALCALAATIFNVFFGLALAWVLVRYEFPGRRLLDAIVDLPFALPTAVAGIAITTFLTKGWFYEGLLKPLNWQIAYTQLGIIIAMAFTSLPFIVRTVQPVLEELDPALEEAGQSLSGSDFEVFFRVLLPQLYPALLTGMALSFARGLGEYGAIIFISSKKPFESEITALLITIRLDEYEYGAAAAIASVLLITALVMLVITNILQSRASRYLARS; this is encoded by the coding sequence GTGAAAAAGCAGGTTCTACCCGGTTTAAAACTCTCGCTTGGTATTACGCTCATTTATGTTGCACTCATTATTGCGTTGCCTTTGCTTGCTTTGATTATGAAGGCCGCAGGTTTAGGTTTGGCGGATTATTGGGCTATTATTTCAGCACCGCGTGCGGTTGCAAGCTATATGGTAACGGCGCTTTGCGCGCTAGCGGCAACAATTTTTAATGTGTTTTTTGGTTTGGCTCTGGCTTGGGTCTTGGTGCGCTACGAATTTCCGGGCCGCCGCTTGCTTGATGCAATTGTTGATTTGCCTTTCGCTTTGCCAACCGCAGTTGCTGGTATTGCCATCACTACTTTTTTAACCAAGGGCTGGTTTTATGAGGGGCTTTTAAAACCGCTAAATTGGCAGATTGCTTATACGCAATTAGGTATTATCATTGCTATGGCTTTCACTAGCCTGCCTTTTATTGTGCGTACCGTGCAGCCAGTACTCGAAGAACTTGATCCAGCCTTGGAAGAGGCTGGCCAATCCTTAAGCGGAAGTGATTTTGAGGTGTTTTTTCGCGTTTTGTTGCCGCAGCTTTACCCCGCCTTATTGACCGGTATGGCACTTTCTTTTGCGCGTGGCCTTGGTGAATATGGTGCTATTATCTTCATTTCAAGCAAAAAGCCGTTTGAAAGCGAAATTACAGCTTTGCTTATCACTATTCGTCTTGATGAATATGAATATGGTGCGGCGGCCGCCATTGCCTCTGTTTTGCTTATCACCGCTTTAGTCATGTTGGTTATTACCAATATATTGCAAAGCCGCGCTTCGCGTTATTTGGCAAGGAGTTGA
- the cysW gene encoding sulfate ABC transporter permease subunit CysW, which produces MAQSKHKHHARIGEVPLIRYSLLTIVLIITVIFLIAPLFVILQQAFSAGFSAYLAALTSADTLHAIFLTMITAIIVVPINMVFGVMAAWALTKFTFPGRRALIVLIEVPFSISPIVAGTAYLFVYGLQGFFGEWLQAHDLKIMFALPGIVLASMFVTAPFVARELIPLMQVQGRDLEEAATSLGAGGLRTFFSVTLPNIKWALLYGVILCNARVMGEFGAVSIVSGNIRGQTNTLPLQVELLYNQYETVGAFAAASILTLLAVITIIAKIMVERLGAGRQHLNQQKNITSQKVKAAH; this is translated from the coding sequence ATGGCACAATCTAAACATAAGCATCATGCGCGCATTGGCGAAGTGCCGCTTATTCGTTATAGTTTACTCACTATAGTGCTTATTATCACAGTTATTTTTCTTATAGCGCCGCTTTTTGTTATTTTGCAGCAGGCCTTTTCAGCTGGCTTTAGTGCTTATCTTGCGGCTTTAACCAGTGCTGATACTTTGCATGCTATTTTTCTCACCATGATAACTGCAATAATTGTTGTGCCTATTAATATGGTCTTTGGTGTAATGGCAGCGTGGGCCTTAACCAAATTCACCTTTCCCGGGCGGCGCGCACTTATTGTGTTGATCGAAGTACCGTTTTCTATTTCACCCATTGTTGCAGGTACCGCTTATCTTTTTGTCTATGGGTTGCAAGGCTTTTTTGGTGAATGGTTACAAGCTCATGATTTGAAAATCATGTTTGCCTTGCCCGGTATTGTGCTTGCTTCAATGTTTGTGACTGCACCCTTTGTTGCGCGTGAGCTTATTCCATTGATGCAAGTACAGGGTAGAGATCTAGAAGAGGCAGCAACATCGCTCGGTGCTGGTGGTTTACGAACCTTTTTTAGCGTGACATTGCCTAATATTAAATGGGCGCTGCTTTATGGTGTTATTTTATGTAATGCCCGTGTCATGGGTGAGTTTGGTGCAGTGTCAATTGTATCGGGTAATATTCGCGGACAAACCAATACATTACCGCTACAGGTTGAGCTTTTATACAATCAATATGAAACAGTTGGAGCTTTCGCAGCTGCATCCATTTTGACATTGCTTGCAGTCATTACCATCATTGCCAAAATTATGGTCGAGCGTCTTGGTGCAGGGCGACAACATCTTAACCAACAAAAAAATATCACATCACAAAAAGTCAAAGCGGCACATTGA
- a CDS encoding sulfate/molybdate ABC transporter ATP-binding protein, with amino-acid sequence MKITLKNIEKKFDNFHAVHNLSLDIKSGELIALLGPSGSGKTTLLRMVAGLEFADNGHIYFGEHDATNIPVRDRGVGFVFQHYALFPHMTILENIAFGMKTKRAKKRSHFEIERRAKELLQLIQLEGLADRFPAQLSGGQKQRVALARALAVDPKVLLLDEPFGALDANVRKDLRRWLREIHDELGITTLFVTHDQEEALDLADRVVILKQGNIEQLGTPYDVCNNPQSAFVMKFLGDTHILPVKIQNGYAKLDNLNLDASGLPNGDAQLFLRPDDLSWGGEVGQGDNALSVTVTKIMDRPGRRRLVVKTNDEHVLELDVPAETIINEKQQGLVIIKRTQFFVA; translated from the coding sequence ATGAAAATTACCCTAAAAAATATAGAAAAGAAATTTGATAATTTTCATGCAGTGCATAATCTTTCATTAGATATTAAAAGTGGCGAGTTGATTGCCCTGCTTGGGCCGTCAGGTTCGGGTAAAACCACTTTATTACGGATGGTTGCTGGTTTAGAATTTGCAGATAATGGCCATATTTATTTTGGCGAACACGATGCCACCAATATTCCTGTGCGTGATCGCGGTGTTGGTTTTGTTTTCCAACATTATGCGCTTTTTCCTCACATGACAATTTTGGAAAATATTGCCTTTGGTATGAAAACCAAACGCGCGAAAAAGCGTAGTCACTTTGAAATCGAAAGGCGAGCCAAGGAATTATTGCAGCTTATCCAATTGGAGGGCTTAGCGGACCGTTTTCCAGCACAATTATCGGGCGGGCAAAAGCAGCGTGTGGCTCTTGCACGTGCTTTAGCGGTTGACCCTAAAGTTTTATTGCTTGATGAGCCTTTTGGGGCATTAGATGCCAATGTGCGTAAAGATTTGCGTCGCTGGCTGCGTGAAATCCATGATGAACTTGGTATAACTACATTATTTGTAACCCATGATCAGGAGGAAGCGTTGGACCTTGCTGACCGTGTGGTTATTTTGAAACAAGGCAATATAGAACAGCTTGGCACGCCTTATGATGTTTGTAATAATCCACAATCAGCCTTTGTGATGAAGTTCTTAGGTGATACCCATATTTTACCGGTTAAAATACAGAATGGTTATGCAAAGCTTGATAATCTAAATCTTGATGCAAGTGGCTTGCCAAATGGTGACGCACAATTATTCCTTCGCCCTGATGATCTTAGTTGGGGTGGTGAAGTAGGGCAGGGGGATAATGCTTTGTCGGTTACGGTCACGAAAATTATGGATAGGCCGGGCCGTCGACGTTTGGTGGTTAAAACCAATGATGAGCACGTTTTAGAACTGGATGTACCGGCCGAAACAATCATAAATGAAAAGCAGCAGGGCTTAGTCATCATTAAGCGTACACAGTTTTTTGTAGCCTGA